In the genome of Afipia felis ATCC 53690, the window CTACCGTCCGTCCGTACGGAACGTGTTCAACGTTTCGGATGACATGCGTGCGGAGCGCGTATCGAACGTCTCGTCCATTCGCTTGATTGCGCTCGGTACAGTCGAGCCGCGGAAGAATCTCGTTGCGGCGGGCCGAATTCTAATTGCACTCCGTGCGCAAGGCTTTGCCGACGCGACGCTGGACATCATCGGCAGACGCGGCTGGGGACCAGATTGGGAACAACTCGAACAGATTCCGGGTGTGACTTTGCATGGATATCAATCAGCCTTCGGCGCGGCCGATCTTTTCGACAAGGCCGATGTGTATATCTGCACGTCTCACGATGAAGGGTTGGGGCTTCCCCTGCTCGAAGCTCAATACAGCGGGCTGCCGATTGTGGCGCCGGATGCCGATGTGTTCCGGGAGGTTCTGGGACACTCTGGGCTTTTTATTGACCCCACGGACCCGAACACTTCTGCCGGAAGCATCGCTCGCCTTGTTGCGACGAATGGCTGGAGGCGGATTCACGTGCAACAGGCGCGAAAGAACCTTGCGCGGTGGAATGGCCTTGCGGCGTCCGACCGTAATGCCGTCCTCGACCTGATCGCACGCATGGCGCGGAGGTCATTGCGTGATCCGACGGCCATCAATAACCGTTCGATTGCCGCGCGCTGATCGCTTGGAGATTTTCTGCAGGTGCAAATAACGACTGCGACAGACGATCCGGCAACTTGGGCTGACGCGACAGCGGTTCCCGCCGCAAAGCCGCGCGATATCACGATCGACAGCATGCGCGGTCTCGCGATCCTGATGGTAATCGGCATTCACTCCCTGCCCCAACCATTGACCGCGAACTGGAGCATTGCGCTGGATGCGGCGTTACGGCCGTGTGTCCCCATTTTCCTTTTCGCGTCAGGTGTGATGTCTGCAGGCAAAGCTGACATTCCGTTGGGGCGTCGTCTGGCGACGGCCATCGTGCCCTACATGATCGCGTTCGTTGCGGCCTATGCGTACATGGCGCT includes:
- a CDS encoding glycosyltransferase, whose translation is MTIYVDHTHLGRHVTGLERITLELFSREALSPLPVVPVTAKGTRQMVIRQTLGLPAKLALSNAILLCPGFPPSPLLRSFASRVLPYFHDDFLISRRADLNRRARLYMAMPFKLALQSYPRCLTNSETTRGRLRRYSRTDADIMLYRPSVRNVFNVSDDMRAERVSNVSSIRLIALGTVEPRKNLVAAGRILIALRAQGFADATLDIIGRRGWGPDWEQLEQIPGVTLHGYQSAFGAADLFDKADVYICTSHDEGLGLPLLEAQYSGLPIVAPDADVFREVLGHSGLFIDPTDPNTSAGSIARLVATNGWRRIHVQQARKNLARWNGLAASDRNAVLDLIARMARRSLRDPTAINNRSIAAR